A portion of the Amia ocellicauda isolate fAmiCal2 chromosome 22, fAmiCal2.hap1, whole genome shotgun sequence genome contains these proteins:
- the derl2 gene encoding derlin-2, which produces MTCHVSAGSIPSLSKMAYQTFQQEYLQIPIVTRAYTTACVLTTAAVQLELITPFQLYFNPDLIFKHYQVWRLITNFLFFGPVGFNFLFNMIFLYRYCRMLEEGSFRGRTADFVFMFLFGGILMTIFGIFVSLVFLGQAFTIMLVYVWSRRNPNVRMNFFGLLNFQAPFLPWVLMGFSLLLGNSIIVDLLGIAVGHVYFFLEDVFPNQPGGGRWLRTPAILKMLFDTPEEDANYNPLPEERPGGFAWGEGQRLGG; this is translated from the exons ATGACGTGTCATGTAAGTGCCGGAAGCATCCCGTCCTTGTCCAAGATGGCCTACCAAACCTTCCAGCAGGAATATTTACAGATTCCCATTGTAACCAGGGCTTATACCACCGCCTGCGTTCTCACCACCGCTGCCGTG CAATTGGAGCTCATCACCCCCTTTCAGCTGTACTTCAACCCAGACTTAATATTTAAGCATTATCAG GTATGGCGACTCATCACAAATTTCCTGTTCTTCGGTCCTGTGGGTTTCAACTTTTTattcaatatgattttttt GTATCGGTATTGTCGCATGCTGGAGGAAGGATCTTTCCGGGGACGCACAGCTGACTTTGTCTTCATGTTTCTCTTCGGGGGGATACTGATGACC ATCTTCGGCATATTCGTGAGCCTGGTGTTCCTCGGTCAGGCCTTCACCATCATGTTGGTGTACGTGTGGAGCCGGCGCAATCCCAATGTGCGCATGAACTTTTTCGGTCTGCTCAACTTCCAGGCCCCCTTCCTGCCCTGGGTGCTCATGGGCTTCTCTCTGCTGCTGGGCAACTCCATCATTGTGGATCTCTTAG GCATCGCAGTGGGACATGTTTATTTCTTTCTGGAGGATGTGTTTCCGAACCAGCCTGGTGGAGGCCGATGGCTGAGGACACCTGCTATTCT CAAGATGCTGTTTGACACCCCGGAGGAAGATGCCAACTACAACCCGCTCCCGGAGGAGAGGCCAGGGGGCTTTGCCTGGGGGGAGGGCCAGCGTCTAGGAGGCTAA
- the mis12 gene encoding protein MIS12 homolog, with protein MAECGEKVEPLPQSVAESLKLYEAQFFGFTPQTCMLRVYTAFQDCLYEVLLAVETVLVKKLGGLDAGDEVTRQARECTRQLLALLQERINRLSGRMEVLLQSSVLEVPPNVLLPEDAPHQKYPHRREQLLELEGELAGLQRRYQAEMCAKQALLAELQEQREVQAELDSVLTWIGELRAAWAQGGMGSFHESFGLMTQVTKRLQDTLKEIEARVGGLEK; from the exons ATGGCGGAGTGTGGAGAAAAAG TGGAGCCCCTGCCCCAGTCTGTGGCCGAGTCCTTGAAGCTGTACGAGGCTCAGTTCTTCGGCTTCACTCCTCAGACCTGCATGTTGCGGGTCTACACTGCCTTCCAGGACTGCCTGTATGAGGTCCTGCTCGCGGTGGAGACCGTCCTCGTCAAGAAGCTGGGGGGCCTGGACGCAGGGGACGAGGTGACCAGGCAGGCCCGGGAGTGCACTCGGCAGCTGCTGGCCCTCCTGCAGGAACGCATCAACCGTCTCTCCGGCCGCATGGAGGTCCTGCTCCAGAGCAGCGTGCTGGAGGTCCCCCCCAACGTCCTGCTGCCCGAGGACGCCCCACATCAGAAGTACCCCCACAGGCGTGAGCAGCTGCTGGAGCTGGAGGGGGAGCTCGCCGGTCTGCAGCGCCGCTACCAGGCCGAGATGTGTGCCAAGCAGGCCTTGCTCGCGGAGCTGCAGGAGCAGAGGGAGGTGCAGGCTGAACTGGACAGTGTGCTGACGTGGATTGGCGAGTTGAGGGCCGCCTGGGCGCAGGGTGGCATGGGCAGCTTTCACGAGAGCTTCGGCTTAATGACCCAGGTCACCAAGCGCCTGCAGGACACTCTGAAGGAGATTGAAGCGAGGGTTGGAGGGCTGGAGAAGTGA
- the ift22 gene encoding intraflagellar transport protein 22 homolog, with protein MKILLVGPSECGKTVLANFLSDTTETVGGEYSPTQGVRILEFECQSLGGSGKSVGCEVELWDCAGDAKFESCWPALMKDANGVIIMFNPDMPSHLKELEMWYSSFGSSQGMQDSQCLLIEHHKPGSGAENGRPALASQLSKLTLVHSNLEEDPEALRQEFRQYLGSVAKTLSESREREEMSIIT; from the exons atgaaaatactaCTCGTTGGACCAAGCGAG TGTGGAAAGACGGTGCTGGCAAACTTTCTGTCAGATACCACCGAAACAGTAGGGGGGGAATACAGCCCAACGCAAGGGGTCAG GATCCTGGAGTTCGAGTGCCAGAGTCTGGGCGGCAGCGGGAAAAGTGTGGGCTGCGAAGTGGAGCTGTGGGACTGTGCCGGAGACGCAAA GTTTGAGTCTTGCTGGCCGGCTTTGATGAAGGACGCCAATGGGGTGATCATCATGTTTAACCCCGACATGCCCAGCCATTTAAAGGAACTGGAGATGTGGTATTCTTCATTTGGCTCCTCACAAGGCATGCAGGACAGCCAGTGCCTGTTGATCGAACACCACAAACCGGGCAGTGGAGCCGAGAATGGACGCCCAGCTTTAG CCTCTCAGTTGAGCAAGCTGACCCTGGTCCACTCGAACCTGGAGGAGGACCCGGAGGCGCTGCGCCAGGAGTTTCGGCAGTACCTGGGATCGGTGGCCAAGACTCTGTCCGAGAGCCGGGAGCGTGAGGAGATGTCCATTATTACTTAG